One window of the Dreissena polymorpha isolate Duluth1 chromosome 5, UMN_Dpol_1.0, whole genome shotgun sequence genome contains the following:
- the LOC127880601 gene encoding transcription intermediary factor 1-alpha-like → MATKSFSQSTIDKGSDMIQDFLCSTCEEKKQDKMADFYCESCVKFYCGECVNMHNKLFTKHTPYGRGAMKKWPVAKKVEDFLLKCDIHKEESLKMYCDDHSKLCCTNCAFLNHRLCQKVTLLSDKVKGQSTDLQKLSVSIKTILEEIKKNQDNKEASIQYVQSSYDEQLYTIQETRQKINSALDTIEQKTLKEMKDTLTKLQASSKIAVDKCIRLRDELQQLRDAVQDISDKSKAELSFIATRKCKDKIQQSKTVLKENSLQTNVLITF, encoded by the exons ATGGCAAC AAAAAGCTTTTCACAATCCACCATTGATAAGGGATCTGACATGATCCAAGACTTCTTGTGCTCGACCTGCGAAGAAAAAAAACAGGATAAAATGGCTGATTTCTACTGTGAATCTTGTGTGAAGTTTTACTGTGGAGAATGTGTTAACATGCACAAcaagttgtttacaaaacataccCCTTATGGAAGAGGAGCtatgaagaaatggccagtgGCCAAGAAGGTTGAAGATTTTCTTCTTAAATGTGATATTCATAAAGAAGAAAGCCTGAAAATGTATTGTGATGATCACAGTAAGCTGTGCTGCACAAATTGTGCATTCCTTAACCACAg ACTCTGCCAAAAGGTAACTCTTTTATCCGACAAAGTGAAAGGTCAGTCCACAGACCTTCAAAAACTGTCAGTTTCTATCAAAACTATTctggaagaaataaaaaaaaatcaagacaaCAAAGAGGCTAGCATTCAATATGTTCAAAGTTCATATGATGAGCAGTTATACACGATACAGGAAACTCGCCAAAAAATAAATTCAGCCTTAGACACAATTGAACAGAAGACACTGAAGGAAATGAAAGATACTCTGACCAAACTACAAGCCTCTTCCAAAATTGCTGTTGACAAATGTATCAGGCTTCGGGATGAATTGCAACAACTTCGAGACGCAGTACAGGATATAAGTGATAAAAGCAAAGCGGAACTATCCTTCATAGCCACCAGGAAATGCAAGGATAAAATACAGCAGTCTAAAACCGTTCTGAAGGAGAATTCTCTTCAGACTAACGTTTTAATAACATTCTAG
- the LOC127880588 gene encoding uncharacterized protein LOC127880588 isoform X1 yields MATFSQSSLDKGSDITKSFSQSTIDKGSDMIQDFLCSTCEDKKLDKMADFYCESCVKFYCGECVNMHNKLFTKHTPCGRGAMKKWPVAKKIEDFLLKCDIHKEESLKMYCDDHSELCCTNCAFLKHRLCPQVTFISDKVKVQSTDFQKLSVSIKTILEEINKLEDNQKASIQYVQSSYDEQLYTIQETRQKINSALDTIEQKTLTEMKDILTKLQTSSKIAVDKCIRLRDELQQLRDAIQDISDKSKLELSFIATRKCMDKIQQSETYLKENSLQAKVSITFQPNHEIIQYLSKLSGLGQIEHSTQTLMGQGNPNKVITVQGKSEHNVNISSDSQKCSITAICVLPDRKVLVVDNDNANVKLLDQQYQVVSHWSATGWPVGMCEITPSEVAVTLDCRDTNTHKVQFITVNNRQLVKGKKLQFQHTCSGIAFHQGDLYITSRTALYMYTLSGIFVSKMYEDTSGDLTVDRCAVSPTGDKLYINNYNKHKLLILARDGSVLVTFTDPAMACPTGVNVTPSGQVLVCGGLYPNYYIIQLDSEGKRKLATLATEKDGICNPWSVCYNRHTACIIVGLFRNNSIQVFKAQ; encoded by the exons atGGCAACCTTTTCACAATCCTCCTTAGACAAGGGATCTGACATTACAAAAAGCTTTTCACAATCCACCATTGACAAGGGATCTGACATGATCCAAGACTTCTTGTGCTCGACCTGCGAAGACAAAAAACTGGATAAAATGGCTGATTTCTACTGTGAATCTTGTGTGAAGTTTTACTGTGGAGAGTGTGTTAACATGCACAAcaagttgtttacaaaacataccCCCTGTGGAAGAGGAGCtatgaagaaatggccagtgGCCAAGAAGATTGAAGATTTTCTTCTGAAATGTGATATTCATAAAGAAGAAAGCCTGAAAATGTATTGTGATGATCACAGTGAGCTGTGCTGCACAAATTGTGCATTCCTTAAACACAg ACTCTGCCCACAGGTAACTTTTATATCAGACAAAGTAAAAGTTCAGTCCACAGACTTTCAAAAACTGTCAGTTTCTATCAAAACTATACTGGAAGAAATAAACAAACTTGAAGACAACCAAAAGGCTAGCATTCAATATGTTCAAAGTTCATATGATGAGCAGTTATACACGATACAGGAAACTCGCCAAAAAATAAATTCAGCCTTAGACACAATTGAACAGAAGACACTGACGGAAATGAAAGATATTCTGACCAAACTACAGACCTCTTCCAAAATTGCTGTTGACAAATGTATCAGGCTTCGGGATGAATTGCAACAACTTCGAGACGCAATACAGGATATAAGTGATAAAAGCAAACTGGAACTATCCTTTATAGCCACCAGGAAATGCATGGATAAAATACAGCAGTCTGAAACCTATCTGAAGGAAAATTCTCTTCAGGCTAAAGTTTCAATAACATTCCAGCCTAACCATGAAATTATACAGTACTTGTCTAAACTGTCTGGTCTTGGACAGATTGAACACAGTACTCAGACATTGATGGGACAAGGGAATCCAAACAAGGTAATCACTGTGCAGGGGAAGTCTGAACACAATGTGAACATATCAAGTGATTCACAAAAATGCAGTATCACAGCCATCTGTGTTCTACCAGACAGAAAGGTCCTGGTTGTAGACAACGATAATGCGAATGTCAAGCTTCttgaccagcagtaccaggtggtgagtcactggagTGCTACTGGCTGGCCAGTGGGTATGTGtgagatcacacccagtgaggtggcTGTGACTCTTGATTGTCGAGATACAAACACACATAAGGTCCAGTTCATCACAGTAAACAACAGGCAGCTGGTCAAGGGGAAAAAGCTTCAGTTTCAACATACATGTAGTGGTATTGCCTTCCACCAAGGAGACCTGTATATTACTTCTAGAACTGCCCTGTACATGTACACACTCAGTGGGATATTTGTCAGCAAGATGTATGAGGATACATCAGGTGATCTGACAG TAGAcaggtgtgctgtgagtcccacaggggacaagtTGTACATCAATAACTACAACAAACACAAGCTTCTTATCCTGGCCAGGGATGGGTCAGTCCTGGTCACCTTTACTGACCCAGCAATGGCCTGCCCAACTGGTGTAAATGTGACACCTTCCGGGCAAGTGCTGGTATGTGGAGGCCTATACCCCAACTACTATATCATACAGTTGGACAGTGAGGGAAAAAGGAAGCTGGCCACTCTTGCTACGGAGAAGGATGGAATATGTAAcccatggtcagtctgctacaacagacaCACCGCCTGCATAATTGTCGGACTTTTTAGAAACAATAGTATCCAGGTGTTCAAAGCACAATAG
- the LOC127880588 gene encoding uncharacterized protein LOC127880588 isoform X2, translated as MATFSQSSLDKGSDITKSFSQSTIDKGSDMIQDFLCSTCEDKKLDKMADFYCESCVKFYCGECVNMHNKLFTKHTPCGRGAMKKWPVAKKIEDFLLKCDIHKEESLKMYCDDHSELCCTNCAFLKHRLCPQVTFISDKVKVQSTDFQKLSVSIKTILEEINKLEDNQKASIQYVQSSYDEQLYTIQETRQKINSALDTIEQKTLTEMKDILTKLQTSSKIAVDKCIRLRDELQQLRDAIQDISDKSKLELSFIATRKCMDKIQQSETYLKENSLQAKVSITFQPNHEIIQYLSKLSGLGQIEHSTQTLMGQGNPNKVITVQGKSEHNVNISSDSQKCSITAICVLPDRKVLVVDNDNANVKLLDQQYQVVSHWSATGWPVGMCEITPSEVAVTLDCRDTNTHKVQFITVNNRQLVKGKKLQFQHTCSGIAFHQGDLYITSRTALYMYTLSGIFVSKMYEDTSGDLTDINS; from the exons atGGCAACCTTTTCACAATCCTCCTTAGACAAGGGATCTGACATTACAAAAAGCTTTTCACAATCCACCATTGACAAGGGATCTGACATGATCCAAGACTTCTTGTGCTCGACCTGCGAAGACAAAAAACTGGATAAAATGGCTGATTTCTACTGTGAATCTTGTGTGAAGTTTTACTGTGGAGAGTGTGTTAACATGCACAAcaagttgtttacaaaacataccCCCTGTGGAAGAGGAGCtatgaagaaatggccagtgGCCAAGAAGATTGAAGATTTTCTTCTGAAATGTGATATTCATAAAGAAGAAAGCCTGAAAATGTATTGTGATGATCACAGTGAGCTGTGCTGCACAAATTGTGCATTCCTTAAACACAg ACTCTGCCCACAGGTAACTTTTATATCAGACAAAGTAAAAGTTCAGTCCACAGACTTTCAAAAACTGTCAGTTTCTATCAAAACTATACTGGAAGAAATAAACAAACTTGAAGACAACCAAAAGGCTAGCATTCAATATGTTCAAAGTTCATATGATGAGCAGTTATACACGATACAGGAAACTCGCCAAAAAATAAATTCAGCCTTAGACACAATTGAACAGAAGACACTGACGGAAATGAAAGATATTCTGACCAAACTACAGACCTCTTCCAAAATTGCTGTTGACAAATGTATCAGGCTTCGGGATGAATTGCAACAACTTCGAGACGCAATACAGGATATAAGTGATAAAAGCAAACTGGAACTATCCTTTATAGCCACCAGGAAATGCATGGATAAAATACAGCAGTCTGAAACCTATCTGAAGGAAAATTCTCTTCAGGCTAAAGTTTCAATAACATTCCAGCCTAACCATGAAATTATACAGTACTTGTCTAAACTGTCTGGTCTTGGACAGATTGAACACAGTACTCAGACATTGATGGGACAAGGGAATCCAAACAAGGTAATCACTGTGCAGGGGAAGTCTGAACACAATGTGAACATATCAAGTGATTCACAAAAATGCAGTATCACAGCCATCTGTGTTCTACCAGACAGAAAGGTCCTGGTTGTAGACAACGATAATGCGAATGTCAAGCTTCttgaccagcagtaccaggtggtgagtcactggagTGCTACTGGCTGGCCAGTGGGTATGTGtgagatcacacccagtgaggtggcTGTGACTCTTGATTGTCGAGATACAAACACACATAAGGTCCAGTTCATCACAGTAAACAACAGGCAGCTGGTCAAGGGGAAAAAGCTTCAGTTTCAACATACATGTAGTGGTATTGCCTTCCACCAAGGAGACCTGTATATTACTTCTAGAACTGCCCTGTACATGTACACACTCAGTGGGATATTTGTCAGCAAGATGTATGAGGATACATCAGGTGATCTGACAG acaTCAATTCTTGA